Proteins co-encoded in one Schistocerca cancellata isolate TAMUIC-IGC-003103 chromosome 5, iqSchCanc2.1, whole genome shotgun sequence genomic window:
- the LOC126188213 gene encoding 28S ribosomal protein S35, mitochondrial produces the protein MAGFVRLCDNACPLLQARLAASEVCVFARRQYSQRQQTSTDDEFRVLNLVPKKEQTESRRKIVKPEVLPPRSNQLSPDADWSNVWVGPRSFHPAVVPLPVRQGYVEKGVVPGKYGNAELMKIPNFLHLTPPAVKKHCNALKKFCTPWPEELDSDEKIEQYFPLEVISSDYCHSSPTIRDPKARIVTIRVKVKNFSLDDHAKDKLQRLVQERYDAKTDVLTIAADRCPLKKQNYDYAMYLLTAVVHESLKFEDWEKEKTEADMEYYRWDTNLSRHSILKLLKWPNGDVEDINEDISSIPNVSEYRDAVSNIWNEGENENTLAKYKEITKKIFSLPDKHVVGVTG, from the exons ATGGCAGGATTTGTTAGGTTATGTGATAATGCCTGTCCATTGCTTCAGGCTAGACTAGCTGCTTCTGAAGTATGTGTTTTTGCGAGACGGCAGTATTCTCAACGACAGCAAACAAGCACTGATG ATGAGTTCAGGGTGCTGAATCTGGTACCAAAGAAGGAGCAAACAGAATCCagaagaaaaattgtaaaaccaGAAGTACTGCCACCACG AAGCAACCAGCTATCACCTGATGCAGACTGGTCAAATGTCTGGGTGGGCCCTCGATCCTTCCATCCTGCAGTTGTACCTCTGCCTGTTCGACAGGGGTATGTTGAAAAAGGAGTTGTTCCAGGAAAATATGGAAATGCTGAATTGATGAAGATTCCTAACTTTCTTCATCTAACTCCTCCAGCAGTTAAAAAACATTGCAATGCACTTAAAAAATTCTGTACTCCATGGCCTGAAGAGTTGGACAGTGATGAAAAGATAGAACAGTATTTTCCTTTAGAAGTAATTTCATCAGACTATTGTCATTCATCACCAACAATCCGGGATCCCAAGGCTAGGATAGTTACAATTCGG GTGAAAGTTAAAAACTTTAGTTTAGATGATCATGCAAAAGACAAATTGCAGAGGCTTGTTCAAGAACGCTATGATGCCAAAACAGACGTTTTGACCATTGCAGCTGATCGTTGTCCACTGAAGAAACAGAATTATGATTATGCCATGTATCTTTTGACAGCAGTTGTACATGAGTCTctt AAATTTGAGGACTGGGAAAAAGAGAAAACGGAAGCTGACATGGAATATTATAGATGGGACACCAATTTATCTCGTCATAGTATTCTCAAACTTTTGAAATGGCCAAACGGTGATGTAGAAGACATAAATGAAGATATATCATCCATTCCTAATGTATCTGAGTACAGGGATGCTGTGTCAAACATATGGAATGAAG GTGAGAATGAGAATACTCTTGCAAAATACAAGGAGATAACGAAGAAAATTTTCTCACTTCCAGACAAGCATGTTGTTGGTGTTACTGGATGA